The window GATCTACCAGATCCATTTGCTCTcctctccattcttcctcctctgcaCCGGACTTGTCGCAGCTCCGCCGCCACCCTTTGCTCCGCAGCCGTTTGAGCCTCTGCGTCGTCAGCACTAGCATAACAGCCCTCTTTCCCGTGCTTGCCGACGCAGACATCATAGTCAGCCCGGGTGCCACCGCGGTATGTCCGGCAACTACCGGGCTGCCCCTTGCGCTCTATGTGTTTGACACATTGTACGGCCCAGTTTTTTGACTTATTCGTAGGAAAAGCGATGAATTCTGATACTTTGTCGGACGAGGAGTATGGACCAAATGAGCTTAATAAATCATTGAAGATGAGTTATTTGATTCGTCGGATTCGGATGAAGAAGTGGACATGATCATGCCCATGAATATGCAGGCGGAAATGGACCAGCAGGTGGAGCATATTCTCAACTTTAAGGGCTCAATCGAAAGAAGAAGAGTGGTCATTTGGGATAGGGTCTCCAAAGCACGGCTACTGTACAAGGACTACTTTGCTCTGGACCCAACTTTACCGGATGATCCATAGTTTCATTGTTGTTTTCCTATGCGCAATCCATAATTTTTGCACATTGTGAAGGGAGTGGAGGCAGACCATGACTACTTCAAGCTCACAAGGGATTATTGTGTCCAAATTTCTTTCTGTGCTAAGCATAACTGCACGGTTGTTCTGAGGATGCTTTCACTTGGTACTATCGTAGATGCCGTTGGTGAGATGGTCCGGATGGGGGAGAGTACATGCCTGAAGACTACTGTGAAGTTTGCCAGTGCCGTGCTGCAGGTGTTGGGAGCAGAGTATCcgagagaaccaaatgtgcaggaCATAGAAAAATTGTTGGCTATTGGAGATGCGAGAGGGTTTTCAGAAATGTTTGGATcaattgattgcatgcattggcaATGGAAGAACTGACCCAAAAATTTGTGGGGAATGCATCATGGTCATATGAAAAAGGCCACCATCATACTGGAAGAAGTGACATCACATGACTTATtgatttggcatgctttctttgaAATGTCGGATTCTCACAACGATATCAACATGCTTCAACGATCTCCCATGTTTAGGAGGCTTTGCAATGGGGAATCACCACCGTGCAACTACACTGTCAATGATCGTGACTGCAACATGGGATACTATCTTGCTGATGACATCTATCCTCAGTAGGAAGCATTTGTGAAGACCATATCCGAGCCACGCAGTAACAAACAAAGCCACTTTGCAGGAAGCAACAATGAAGGATGTGGAGAGGGTATTCGGAGTGCATCAAGCTCGTAGAGGAATTGTTCGTGGAGCTGTAATGATGTGGGAATCGGAAACTTTTGTGGCGGCTGATGACATGTTGTGTTATTTTGCACAATTTAATTGTTGAGGATGAGAGAGATGGTGTTGTTCAAACCAATGATTTTTAACTGCTTGGAGAACAAGTTCAAATCCTAGAAGATCAAGATGCAAATCAGCTTATGAACTTTCTGTTGATGCATCCGAATTTTTGAGATCATCAGGTGCATATGAAGGTACTCAGTGATCTTGTGGAGCATATGTGGGCCCAGAATGAAAACCAAAGAGCTAATGTTTGAGTTGTGCACTTAAAAATAAAATTTATGTAAGTACTATGTATTTTCATTACCAAAATTTATTACTTACGTACGACATTAGCGTGCATGATGGATGTGCATGGATTTGCATGTATTTGAGGGTCCAGATTTGAGGTATGTGGCTTCCGGCACAAGATATGAGGGGTGGTCCGGATGCATCGCGGGCGTGCCCGGGCGCATCCGCAGATGTATAGGGGGCCGAATTTGCCATGTCTGGCTATAGATGCTCTTAGATCGTAGTTACCCAAAAACCAATATCATATTAAACTGATTTGAATTAAAAATCTACTGGTACACAATTTGTACTAACATATGCATATGTACTATGAATTTCTTTGGTCAAACTTTATGCAATTTGACTTCTCCAAATCAAAATATAAAATCTAATGAAAACAAAGGGGTTGCTTCTTTTGAAATGAGGCATGAAGGAAACATAAATGCAAAGAAATGTAGATGAAACCTTAGGAGGATATGCACCATTACTATACTAATGGGTGTGTctagggcacatctagatgtgcttagTTATGGCACATCTAGCTAAGTGAGTGTATCAAGTATAAAGAGGAAAAGAAAATATCCATACGAATCTCAACGTAAGATCAATAACATAGGACTTAGATGTACAATACTTATGGCACATCGAGATGTGCTTTATCCAAACCTTATACTAATTATAGATTCTAAAGAAAATCCCTCGTTAATAAAAAAGGAAAAATCCTAGCCATCTATCTTCTATGGGATCATATTATAACGGTCTAAGTTAATAAAAAATAGCTCGAGCAATTTATTTTTTGGTTGTTTTTCCCATTTAAGAGGTGGACGAGCTGCGCTGTTGAATAAAAATGTAAGTTTTCTTTAAAGGAGGGAAAAAACTATGTAGACAAATtaaataaaaagaagaagaaaaagagaagAAACAGGATAAAATGTCGATGGGTATTTTGGTTGGCGGTAAAGGGGCAAGACATGTCGGCTAGCTAGATTTGAAGCCTAATTTATTTTCAAGGAGAAACACATTTTTAATTAAATAAAATATGATCAAAGCATATATAGTCTGAAAAatacctactccctccgtctaggtgtgcaAGTCACATTAAGAAGAGCACCGCGACCTAGGTGGATTGAGATTGGACGAGAAGGAGCACGGCAAGCAGGGAATCTTCCAATCACAGCGCTGGTTTAAAACGGAAATAAACTCAACATTGAATACGTGAGTGCATGCAAAACCGCCATCAATCTCTTGCCTAATCAAAGTCCAGCAGCGATGCATGCACTGGCTGGCACCTCCTCTTCCCCCTGCACTTATTCTACGTGGGTAGTAGTACGAGGCTGGGAGAGGAACGAGAAAGAAATTTAATGCAATGCGCCGAGGacttttgggaatatctgattttcgTAAAATGActttacacacctagacggagggagtagtcaaTCCCTCAAGGTGCATAATGAATACATTTTTTTAATATAAATATTTCCAAATCCCGACTTTTGATTTCAAGAGGTGCATTAATGGAAAATAGGCTCCAAACCAAATTCTGAATTATGTCAAAAAAGCAATAAAATACCATAGGCAATAAAAAATAAATACGAAAGTTCCTTCCAGCATATTATCAAAAGTTCAAAGTCTGAAGAGATGAAATGTTGTTAGGCGAAGTTCTTTTATGGATTCTATCACATAGGCAATAAAAATTAAAGAATTCGAATTTTCAAGAAATATTGCAATAACATATCTGGTACAGAAACacaaaaaaaaattccaaaaaggAAAGTAATATAAAATTATGAGTGTGTAATTTAGGAACTAAGGTACAAAAAATTTCGTTATATGTTTTCAAATCTTGAGCTAGGATTTAACATATTACACATGAAAAATAAAATCTGAAGTATAAACTAGCCCGTACGAATATACAGGTTTATGACTAGTCAGATAAATTTCGGAGGTTCAGTTTTACCACACGAATCACTTTCTTTGTGCTCATGTTAATATTTTGAAATTTCTCTGGTATTTTTACCTAATCCATTTAGTCCTATTACTATGATCAGGAAAACGTCACCATACTTGATTCTTTTTTGAATAGAGTACTGACACAGACGCTCATACATATGCACATACACTCATCCCTATaaacgcacgcacgcacgcagtcgCTACCCATATGAGCATTTCGGAGTCACAAACGCCTTCGTAGTCGATGAGAACGTCTCCTCTCACTAAACGCACATCGCCAGAAGGcctgaaataaattcaggaaAATGCAAGCCCCATGTCAAGTCTGGAACATGAACTCTAGTGGGTAGGGGATACCACTATCCTCCTAACCATCTAACCACGGGTTGGTTCGTGACCGTACTATATTCAAATCACATCTTCACACGACAAGATAAAGTAGTGCACTCCCTGGTTCCCACATAAACAAAGATCAGTATCTTCCGAGAAAACATAAGAAAAGCTAGAACTTTGAACAGATGGAAATACATTGACATATCAAGGAAGAAGAAGCCGACAATGTAAATAAACTTATAAGATGCACTTATCAAAATTACTAGATTATAAATAGAAACCCAATGCTATACACAGTTCACTAGATTTGAACAAATGAAGACTGTTCCTGTAATCATGCCAGTAGTAGTATATTACCTAAGTTTTCAATGATGTGTTTTCTTTTTGTGAAGGTAACATCTGTTTATGGTATGCACTTCTACATATGTCGGTTCTCAAAAGGAGAATTTGGATATGTCACATATAATTTTGCAAATGTCCAGTGTATCTGCAGGACTAGCTAGGTACGAAGAAGCAATTGTTTACCTGGTGCCGCCAGAGGGCAGGATGATTTTGAAAAGGAAAACAGCCGGCATCTAATTTCCATTGCTTGAAACATGATTACTTGCGATGAGTGACAAAAGAACAGCTCGCTCTTGGAAGTATAACCATACAATATATGATATGGAAGCCATTCATAACATATATGTATACCTCATCGATCCAACAACCATACTATATGGAACCTGAGCTGATCTAGAGCCTCAAATTTGGCTGGTTTCCAGAAAAGTCACACCAACCGGACGCGATCGATAGCTGGCCGTCACATGCCTATTCAATCAGGTAACCATATTACATAGCATCAAATgaggttgttccaaagttgctgCCCTATTTTGATTCATTATAAAGTTACTAGAGTAGAACATGTGAAGACGAAACTTGAACATCTAAACGACCAGCCAGCCTGTTTGGCGTATGTGGCGGCCAGGAGCTAGCTAAGGTATAATGGACCGGGTGTGAAGTGTGATTAGTTATTATTTCAGTTGTCATTACTTGCTTGGTTTGACGCTAGCTCCACGCTCATGGTAGTTGGTAATCATGCAAGGTCCATGCTAGCTCCATCCACCCACACCCCAGCCACAAATGCCCGTTTGGGGTTGGTCCATTAAGATGAACAGGAATAAAGTCATGGCAGTGATCTCGGTGTCATTGTTGCATTT is drawn from Aegilops tauschii subsp. strangulata cultivar AL8/78 chromosome 1, Aet v6.0, whole genome shotgun sequence and contains these coding sequences:
- the LOC141026616 gene encoding uncharacterized protein — its product is MDQQVEHILNFKGSIERRRVVIWDRGVEADHDYFKLTRDYCVQISFCAKHNCTVVLRMLSLGTIVDAVGEMVRMGESTCLKTTVKFASAVLQVLGAEYPREPNVQDIEKLLAIGDARGFSEMFGSIDCMHWQWKN